From a single Pseudomonas sp. A34-9 genomic region:
- the hemB gene encoding porphobilinogen synthase encodes MSSQFPEARPRRLRRNASLRSLFQETEFSLNDLVLPIFVEEEIDDFVPIKSMPGVMRIPERKLASEIERYARAGVKSVMTFGVSHHLDSNGSDTWRENGLVSRMSRIAKDAVPEMIVMSDTCFCEYTDHGHCGVMHNHEVDNDQTLINLGKQAVAAARAGADVIAPSAAMDGQVRAIRQALDAAGFTQIPIMAYSTKFASALYGPFREAGGSALKGDRKSYQMNPMNRREALRESLLDEQEGADALMVKPAGAYLDIIRDIREASNLPLAAYQVSGEYAMIKFGAQAGAIDEDRVVRESLGAIKRAGADLIFTYFAMDLALAGI; translated from the coding sequence ATGTCCAGTCAGTTCCCCGAAGCACGTCCACGCCGTCTGCGCCGCAATGCGAGCCTGCGCAGCCTGTTCCAGGAAACCGAGTTTTCGCTCAACGATCTGGTGCTGCCGATCTTCGTCGAAGAAGAGATCGATGACTTCGTGCCGATCAAGAGCATGCCCGGGGTGATGCGTATTCCCGAGCGCAAACTGGCCAGCGAAATCGAGCGCTATGCTCGCGCCGGTGTGAAGTCGGTGATGACCTTCGGCGTGTCGCATCATCTGGACAGCAACGGCAGCGACACCTGGCGCGAGAATGGCCTGGTCTCGCGCATGTCGCGCATCGCCAAGGACGCCGTGCCGGAAATGATCGTGATGTCCGACACCTGCTTTTGCGAATACACCGATCATGGCCACTGCGGCGTGATGCACAACCATGAAGTCGACAACGACCAGACCCTGATCAACCTCGGCAAACAAGCCGTGGCGGCGGCCCGCGCCGGTGCTGACGTGATTGCGCCATCGGCAGCGATGGATGGACAAGTGCGGGCGATTCGCCAGGCGCTGGATGCGGCCGGGTTCACCCAGATTCCGATCATGGCGTACTCGACCAAATTCGCCTCGGCGCTGTATGGCCCGTTCCGCGAGGCCGGTGGCAGCGCGCTGAAGGGCGACCGCAAAAGCTATCAGATGAACCCGATGAACCGCCGCGAAGCCCTGCGCGAATCGCTGTTGGATGAACAGGAAGGCGCAGACGCACTGATGGTCAAACCGGCCGGCGCTTACCTCGACATCATCCGCGATATCCGTGAAGCCTCGAACCTGCCGCTGGCGGCGTATCAGGTCAGCGGCGAGTACGCGATGATCAAGTTCGGCGCGCAGGCCGGGGCGATTGATGAAGATCGTGTGGTGCGTGAGAGCCTGGGCGCGATCAAGCGTGCGGGTGCGGATCTGATCTTCACTTACTTTGCGATGGATCTGGCATTGGCGGGGATCTGA
- a CDS encoding glutathione binding-like protein, whose protein sequence is MTDLSAFRITQKWPAQYPDWIQLYSLPTPNGVKVSIMLEEIGLPYEPHKVAFDSNDQLSPEFLSLNPNNKIPAILDPHGPEDKPLPLFESGAILIYLADKSGQLLAQEGAHRYETLQWLMFQMGGIGPMFGQLGFFNKFAGKDYEDKRPRDRYVDESKRLLKVLDGRLEGRDWIMGERYTIADIATFPWVRNLIGFYEAGDLVGIQNFPNVTRVLERFLARPAVIRGLTIPS, encoded by the coding sequence ATGACCGATCTGTCCGCGTTCCGGATTACCCAGAAATGGCCGGCGCAGTACCCTGACTGGATTCAGCTCTATTCCTTGCCGACGCCCAACGGCGTCAAAGTCTCGATCATGCTCGAAGAAATCGGCCTGCCATACGAGCCGCACAAGGTCGCTTTCGACAGCAATGATCAGTTGTCGCCGGAGTTCCTCTCGTTGAACCCGAACAACAAGATCCCGGCGATTCTCGATCCCCATGGTCCCGAAGATAAGCCGCTGCCGCTGTTCGAATCCGGTGCGATTCTGATTTATCTGGCCGACAAGAGCGGCCAGTTGCTCGCACAGGAAGGCGCGCATCGCTACGAAACCCTGCAGTGGCTGATGTTCCAGATGGGCGGCATCGGCCCGATGTTCGGCCAACTGGGTTTCTTCAACAAATTCGCCGGCAAGGACTACGAGGACAAGCGTCCGCGTGATCGTTATGTCGACGAAAGCAAACGTCTGCTCAAAGTGCTCGACGGTCGGCTCGAGGGCCGTGACTGGATCATGGGCGAACGCTACACCATTGCCGATATCGCCACGTTCCCGTGGGTGCGCAACTTGATCGGGTTTTATGAGGCCGGTGATCTGGTAGGCATTCAGAACTTCCCGAATGTTACCCGCGTGCTTGAGCGTTTCCTTGCGCGTCCGGCTGTCATCCGGGGCCTGACCATTCCTTCTTGA
- a CDS encoding histidine phosphatase family protein, giving the protein MTILMRFAKRFKHRAYVALPSLLAVSALFLSLESSESRAQPVDGTQTLVFLRHAEKPEGGLGQLNCQGLNRAIELSTLLPEKFGKADYVFAANPTRNVEEGELDNSYSYIRPLMTISPAAIKLGLPVNIEFSANDTSDLARELLEDKYHNSTIYTAWSHGYLPELINKVAGKAVGEKQNITEDWAGNDFDSLYVLTLTWHNGKASLQSHSYKQGLDHGKETCPT; this is encoded by the coding sequence ATGACGATCCTTATGCGATTCGCCAAACGTTTCAAACACCGCGCGTATGTGGCCCTTCCCTCCCTGCTGGCCGTCAGTGCGCTGTTCCTGTCGCTGGAGTCCAGCGAAAGCCGCGCGCAACCGGTGGACGGCACCCAGACGCTGGTGTTCCTGCGTCACGCAGAGAAACCCGAAGGCGGGCTCGGCCAGCTCAACTGTCAGGGTTTGAACCGCGCCATCGAGCTGTCGACGCTGCTGCCGGAAAAATTCGGCAAAGCCGATTACGTGTTCGCCGCCAATCCGACGCGCAATGTTGAGGAAGGTGAGCTGGACAACTCCTACAGCTACATCCGCCCGCTGATGACCATCAGCCCCGCCGCGATCAAGCTCGGCCTGCCGGTGAACATCGAGTTCTCGGCCAACGACACCAGCGATCTGGCCCGCGAACTGCTGGAAGACAAGTATCACAACTCGACGATTTACACCGCGTGGTCCCACGGCTATCTGCCGGAGTTGATCAACAAGGTGGCGGGCAAAGCGGTCGGCGAGAAACAGAACATCACCGAGGATTGGGCGGGCAACGATTTTGACTCGCTGTACGTGCTGACGCTGACCTGGCACAACGGCAAGGCCAGTCTGCAGAGCCACAGCTACAAGCAGGGGCTGGATCATGGCAAGGAAACCTGCCCGACCTGA
- the mnmH gene encoding tRNA 2-selenouridine(34) synthase MnmH, whose translation MLRDCTDYRDIFLNDRPLMDARAPVEFHKGAFPGVINLPLMNDVERQKIGTCYKQHGQQAAIELGHQLVSGVVKAERIQAWADFARAHPDGYIYCFRGGLRSQITQQWLRDEAGIDYPRVGGGYKAMRNFLIDTLEQAITQCDFVLLGGMTGTGKTEVLVQLQNGLDLEGHANHRGSSFGKRATGQPSNIDFENRLAIDILKKRDAGITQFVLEDESRVVGSCALPLPLYQGMQQYPMVWLEDGFDDRVARILRDYVVDLSAEFAAVHGEEGFTLFSERLLESLNNVQKRLGGERHRRMLLLMEEALIEQGRSGAVDLHRGWIEGLLREYYDPMYVFQREKKGGRIEFAGERGAVLEYLRERVNQKV comes from the coding sequence ATGCTCCGCGACTGCACCGACTACCGTGACATTTTTCTCAACGACCGGCCGCTGATGGATGCCCGCGCGCCGGTCGAGTTTCATAAAGGCGCGTTCCCCGGCGTGATCAATCTGCCGCTGATGAACGACGTTGAACGGCAGAAAATCGGCACCTGCTACAAGCAGCACGGGCAGCAGGCTGCCATCGAGTTGGGCCATCAACTGGTGTCCGGCGTGGTGAAGGCCGAGCGCATCCAGGCCTGGGCCGATTTCGCCCGGGCCCATCCTGATGGGTATATCTATTGTTTTCGAGGGGGGCTGCGTTCGCAAATCACTCAGCAGTGGCTGCGTGACGAGGCCGGCATCGACTATCCGCGTGTCGGCGGTGGTTACAAGGCGATGCGCAACTTCCTCATCGACACCCTTGAGCAGGCCATCACGCAATGTGATTTCGTCTTGCTGGGCGGCATGACCGGCACCGGCAAGACCGAGGTGCTGGTACAACTGCAAAACGGCCTGGACCTTGAAGGTCACGCCAACCATCGCGGCTCAAGCTTCGGCAAGCGCGCCACCGGGCAGCCGTCGAACATCGATTTCGAAAATCGCCTGGCCATCGATATTCTCAAGAAGCGCGACGCGGGTATCACCCAGTTTGTGCTGGAGGACGAGAGCCGGGTGGTCGGCAGTTGCGCCTTGCCGCTGCCGCTGTATCAGGGCATGCAGCAGTACCCGATGGTCTGGCTGGAAGACGGTTTTGACGATCGCGTGGCGCGGATCCTGCGTGATTATGTGGTGGATCTGTCAGCGGAGTTTGCTGCGGTGCACGGCGAGGAGGGCTTTACGTTGTTCTCTGAACGCCTGCTGGAAAGCCTCAACAATGTGCAAAAGCGCCTCGGTGGCGAGCGTCATCGGCGAATGCTGTTGTTGATGGAAGAGGCGTTGATCGAGCAGGGGCGAAGCGGCGCGGTGGATTTGCATCGCGGCTGGATCGAAGGGTTGCTGCGTGAGTATTACGACCCGATGTATGTGTTTCAGCGCGAGAAGAAAGGCGGGCGGATCGAGTTTGCCGGGGAGCGCGGGGCGGTGCTGGAGTATTTGCGTGAGCGGGTGAATCAGAAGGTTTGA
- the selD gene encoding selenide, water dikinase SelD: MSEPIRLTQYSHGAGCGCKISPQVLEVILAGSGAQNLDPKLWVGNASRDDAAVYEVDAERGVVSTTDFFMPIVDDPFDFGRIAATNAISDIYAMGGDPLMAIAILGWPVNVLAPEVAREVIRGGRAVCDAAGIPLAGGHSIDAPEPIFGLAVTGLVEKRHMKRNDTATAGCLLYLTKPLGIGILTTAEKKGKLRAADVGVARDWMCTLNKPGSRFGKLAGVTAMTDVTGFGLLGHLVEMADGSQLTARIAYDRVPRLDSVEYYLDQGCVPGGTLRNFDSYASKVGRVQELHKRVLCDPQTSGGLLIAVTPEGNDEFLAVAAELGLSLAPIGELVERQTNAVEVI, translated from the coding sequence ATGAGCGAGCCCATCCGTCTGACCCAATACAGCCACGGCGCCGGTTGCGGCTGCAAAATTTCCCCGCAGGTGCTGGAAGTGATTCTGGCCGGCAGCGGCGCGCAGAATCTTGATCCGAAACTGTGGGTCGGCAACGCCTCGCGTGATGACGCGGCGGTGTATGAGGTCGATGCCGAGCGCGGTGTGGTCTCGACCACGGACTTTTTCATGCCGATCGTCGACGACCCGTTCGACTTCGGCCGCATCGCCGCGACCAACGCGATCAGCGACATCTACGCGATGGGTGGCGATCCATTGATGGCCATCGCCATTCTCGGCTGGCCGGTCAATGTGCTGGCGCCGGAAGTGGCGCGTGAAGTGATTCGCGGCGGCCGTGCCGTGTGCGACGCGGCGGGCATTCCTCTGGCCGGCGGGCATTCGATTGATGCGCCGGAACCGATCTTCGGCCTCGCCGTTACCGGGCTGGTCGAAAAGCGCCACATGAAGCGCAACGACACCGCCACCGCCGGTTGCCTGTTGTACCTGACCAAACCGCTGGGCATCGGCATCCTCACCACTGCCGAGAAGAAGGGCAAGTTGCGCGCCGCCGATGTCGGCGTGGCCCGCGACTGGATGTGCACCCTGAACAAACCCGGCAGCCGTTTCGGCAAACTCGCTGGCGTGACGGCGATGACTGACGTCACCGGTTTCGGTCTGCTCGGGCATCTGGTGGAAATGGCGGACGGCAGCCAGCTCACCGCGCGCATCGCTTACGACCGCGTGCCGCGTCTGGACAGCGTCGAGTATTACCTCGATCAAGGCTGTGTGCCCGGCGGTACGCTGCGCAATTTCGACAGCTATGCGAGCAAGGTCGGCCGCGTGCAGGAACTGCATAAACGCGTGCTCTGTGACCCGCAAACCAGCGGTGGTTTGTTGATCGCCGTCACCCCCGAGGGCAATGACGAGTTCCTTGCCGTCGCCGCCGAACTGGGTCTGAGCCTTGCGCCAATCGGCGAGCTGGTTGAGCGACAGACAAACGCAGTCGAGGTGATTTGA